In Ornithinibacter aureus, the genomic stretch GCCGTCTACGCAGCACGGGCCAACCTCGAGCCCCTGATGTTCGAGGGCGCGGTCACCGCCGGTGGTGCCCTGATGAACACCACCGAGGTGGAGAACTTCCCCGGGTTCCGCGACGGCATCATGGGTCCGGACCTGATGGAGAACATGCGGGCGCAGGCCGAGCGGTTCGGCACCGAGATCATCACCGATGACGTGGAGTCCGTGCGGCTCGAGGACGACATCAAGGTGGTCACCGACTCCGAGGGCAGCGAGTACCGGGCCCGCGCGGTCATCCTCGCCATGGGGTCTGCCTACCGCGAGCTCGGGCTGCCCGACGAGAAGCGCCTCTCCGGGCGCGGCGTGTCCTGGTGTGCCACCTGCGACGGGTTCTTCTTCCGCGACCAGGACATCGCCGTCGTCGGTGGCGGTGACTCGGCGGTCGAGGAGGCCACCTTCCTCACCAAGTTCGCCCGCTCGGTGACGATCGTGCACCGTCGCGACGAGCTGCGCGCCTCGAAGATCATGGCGGAGCGGGCCCACTCCAACGAGAAGATCTCGTTCGCGTGGAACAGCGCCGTCGACGCCATCCACGGTGACGAGAAGCTGACGGGAATCACGTTGCGCGACACCGTAACTGGCGAAACACGCGAGCTGCCCGTCACCGGGCTGTTCGTCGCCATCGGCCACGACCCGCGCAACGAGCTCGTCAAGGGTGTCGTCGAGCTGGATGCCGAGGGGTACGTCCTCGTCGAGGGCCGCACCACCCGCACCAACATCCCCGGCGTCTTTGCCTGCGGCGACCTCGTCGACCACACCTACCGGCAGGCCATCACGGCCGCGGGCTCCGGCTGCGCCGCCGCGCTGGACGCCGAACGGTTCCTCGCGCACTGAACTGATCGGCCGTGTCGGAGGCCTGCGGCATGATCGGCCTCCTCATCGACCACCAGTCCCTGTTCACCCGTCATCCAGCACCACCACCCGCCACCACCCGCCCCAGACGAAAGGAGCTCCCCATGGGAGCCGTCTCCGCCACCTCCGACGCCACCTTCGAGGCTGACGTCATCAACCAGGACCGTCCGGTCCTCGTCGACTTCTGGGCCCCTTGGTGCGGCCCGTGCCGCGCTGTCGCGCCCATCCTCGACGAGATCGCCCGCGACCACGACGAGGTCTCGATCGTGAAGCTGAACACCGACGAGAACCCGGCCATCACGGGGCAGCTCGGCATCACGAGCATCCCCACAATGCACGTCTACGTCGGCGGTGAGATCGTCAAGACGATCATCGGCGCCATGCCCAAGCCGAAGCTGCTGCGTGAGCTGGAGCCCTTCCTCGGCTGAGGCTCCCCCACACGCCAAGAGGCGCGGATTCCGTTGGTGCACAACGGCATCCGCGCCTCTGTGTCTTGGGACATCGTGGTGACAGCCGCCGGCTGCGACGAGTATCGCCGACTAGTCCCTTCTTTGCGGCACAACCTTTGTCGGCCGCAGTGGTGGTTTATCGGGTGACCCGATAAACCGGGTGGTGAGGTTCAGTCCCGCGGGTCGCGCAGGTGCATGGCGTCGAGGATGCGGTTGAGGTCGTCGACCGAGGCGAACTCCACCGTGAGGCGGCCCTTGCGTTGGCCGAGCGCGATGCGCACCCGGGTCTCGAGTCGGTCGGAGAGGTCGGCGGCGAGGTCGTCGAGCTGGGGCCTGCGGGCGCCGGCGCGAGGGGCCCTGCGGGCAACCGGCGCCGTGTCGTCGTCACCCAGGGTGACGAGCTCCTCGACGGTGCGCACCGAGAAGCCCTCCGCCACGATGCGCTGCGCCATCCGCTCCATGGCAGCGGAGTCCGACATGCCGAGCAGTGCCCGCGCATGGCCAGCGCTGAGCACCCCGGCCGCCACGCGACGCTGTACGAGCGGGGGGAGCTTGAGCAGGCGCAGGGTGTTGGAGATCTGCGGCCTCGAGCGGCCGATCCGGCGAGCCAGCTCCTCCTGCGTGCAGCCGAAGTCGTCGAGCAGCTGCTGGTAGGCCGCGGCCTCCTCGAGCGCGTTGAGCTGGCTGCGGTGGAGGTTCTCCAGGAGGGCGTCTCGCAGGAGGTCGTCCTCCTCGGTGACCTTGATGATCGCCGGGACGACGTCCTTGCCGGCCTCGCGCGAGGCACGCCAGCGGCGCTCACCCATGATGAGCTCGAAGCGGGCCTCGCCGTCCTGGGCCTCGGTCGGGATCCGTCGGACGACGACCGGCTGAAGGACGCCGATCTCGCGGATCGAGTGCACGAGCTCGGCCAGCTCGGCCTCGTCGAAGACCGTGCGCGGCTGGCGCGGGTTCGGGCGGATCTGATCGAGCGGGATCTCGGCGAACTCCGCCCCGGGAACCGGGCGCAGACCGGTGTCGGTGTCGACCACTGCGGATGCGTCGTCGGATGCCGGTGCCTCAGTCTCGGATGCCGGTGCGCCCGCGTCGGTGGCCGCCGTGCCGTCGGCGGCCGGAAGGTCGCCCGGGTGGGGTTCGGCGTCGGGCCCGCCCGATCCCGAGTGGTCCACGGGTGTGACGGAGTGCGGCGTGACGGGCGCCTGGTCACGGAAGAAGACGTCGATCGGACGGTCGGTGGCCGGACCGGACGGGATCAGCGCCCCCAGTCCACGCCCGAGGGCTCGACGCTTCTCGCTCATGCTGACTCCTCAGTGGTGTTCGGGGTGGCGGCCGCGCGTTCGGCCAGCTCGATCGCTGCTTCGAGATAGGACAGGGCGCCGCTGCTGTTCGGGTCGTACGTCATGACGGTCTGCCCGTGGCTGGGAGCCTCGGAGATGCGCACGGATCGCGGGACCACGGCGCGCAGGGTCTGCTGCGGGAAGTGCTCGCGGACTTCGTCGGCCACCTGAGCGGCCAGGCGGGTGCGCCCGTCGTACATCGTGAGCAGGATCGTCGAGACGTGCAGGCTCGGGTTCAGGTGGTTGCGGATCAGTTCGATGTTCTTCAGCAGCTGCGAGAGCCCTTCCAGGGCGTAGTACTCGCACTGGATGGGGATGAACACCTCTCTGGCGGCGACGAAGGCGTTGACCGTGAGCAGGCCCAGGCTCGGAGGACAGTCGATGAGCACGTAGTCGACGGGGTCGGCGGCGGCGGCTCGCTCCTCGACATAGCTCGCCACCGCGCGTTGCAGCCTGGTCTCGCGCGCCACGAGGGACACCAGCTCGATCTCCGCACCGGCGAGATCGATGGTTGCGGGGACGCAGACCAGACCCGGCAGGTCGGCGCACTCCTGCACGACCTCGCTGATCGGGCGACCCTCGACGAGGACGTCGTAGACACTCGGCACCTCGGCGTGGTGTGGGATTCCCAGGGCGGTGCTGGCGTTGCCCTGGGGGTCGAGGTCGATCACGAGAACGGTGCTGCCGGCCTGGGACAGCGCGGCGGCGACGTTCACCGTGGTGGTGGTCTTGCCGACGCCGCCCTTCTGGTTGGCGACTGTCAGGACCCGGGTGCGTGCGGGGCGGGGGACGGTCCGGCCGCTCAAGGTGATCCGCTTGCGGGCATCGTGGGCCACGGCACTTGCCAGTGGCGTCTGCGCGTCGGCGCTGGGCAGCACTGCGGCGATCTGTTCGCGCGCCTCTTCCTCCTCGGGAGGTAGGCCTGACGACGGCGTTGCCGCGGGCGCCGGCGTCGATGTTTCACGTGAAACATGCTCAGGCTCGTCCGTGGCTCTCTTCACCGCCTCGGTGTCGAGGTTGTCGGACCGGGGCTGCGTTTCACGTGAAACATCCGCCTCGTCGGCATCCTCGGGGGTTCCCCCGGCATCCGTGGCAACGTCAAGTTCGCCGTCCACTGACTGTTCCGCCGCTTCAGGTGACACATCATGGCCGTCGCTGGCCGCTACCCGGTCCGTGACTGCGTGAGAGTTCTTGGCCTCGACGGCGGCGGGCTGCTCAGGCGAAGCCGGCGTTTCACGTGAAACGGTGTCCGGGCCGGGCCAGCCAAGGGGGGACGTCGGCGTCCCCGTCAGCCGGGGAAACCCGAGTCCGGGCGCCGCAGTCCGGTGTTCCGGGCTGTCGATCCGTGTGCTCAACGCAAAACCTTCGTCCATGGAGTGGTCAACCACGCCATCCAACCTCACACCGCATCAACACGCCAAAGCGAACACGGTGAGCGCCCACGGCCAGCATGTTTCACGTGAAACATCGGCAGCGCGTCTGATCGCCGGACGGCCTAATCGCCAAGGACAACCGCCTGAACCGCAGTCGCGGGTGTCACGGGCGACACCGCCTCGACCCGAGCAGTGGCAACCGGAGCACCCAGACCCGGCTGGGCTCCGCCTACGAGCGAGCCTGGCGGGCAGTTCGTGCCTGCCTCGAGGCGCGCCCACGCTCTGTGCGCGCAGCCTTGGCGCGGGCCGCCCTGGGAGCAAAGCGCAGATCGACGGTGAGCACCGGCTCCTCGAGCAGCACCGACGAGTGCTCGGTGACCACGGCGTCGGTGAGACCCAGGCGCTCCAGGCCCTTGCGGTCCTCGTCGAGCTCGGTGGCAGCAGAGCGCCCCTTCATCGCCACGAGCACACCCTGTGGCTCGAGCAGTGGAACACACCAACGGGCCAGCTTGTCCAGCCGGGCAACCGCCCGCGCCGTCACGAACGGCGCCGCCAACACGCCGGCGAACTCCTCGGCGCGCCCACGGTGCACCGTCACCGAGTTAAGCCCGAGGTCGGCCACGACTACGTCGAGCCACTGGGTGCGACGCAGCATCGGCTCCACGAGGTGCACCTCGAGGTCGGGCCGCACGATCGCCAGCACCACCCCCGGCAGACCGGCGCCCGATCCGACGTCGATGAGCCGGGCCTCACGGGGAAACGCGTCGGCGATGACGGCGCAGTTCAGCAGGTGCCGCTCCCAGAGCCGCGGCACCTCGCGCGGCCCGATCAGCCCGTGACTGACTCCGGTGTCGGCGAGGATCCCCGCGAACTGCTCGGCGAGCGGCATCCGGTCACCGAACACGCCAGCCGCACCCGAGGGTGCGGCTGGCGCGGACGCGATCGGGGCGTCATCCCCAGCGTCATGTTTCACGTGAAACGTCGTCTCAGGCGGGGAGGATCACGACGTAGCGGCGCGGCTCGGCGCCCTCGGACTCCGACACCAGGCCGGCGGCAAGGACCTCGTCGTGAACCACCTTGCGCTCGAAGGCCGTCATCGGCGTGAGCGGCTTGCGCTCGCCACTGGTGCGAACCTCATCGATGGCCTCCTTGGCCAACGTCACGAGGCTGGCGCGCCGCTCCGCCCGGTGACCCCCGACGTCGAGCATCAGGCGGCTGCGCTCACCGGTGGCCGACTGCACGGCGAGGCGCGTGAGCTCCTGGAGCGCATCGAGCACCTGCCCGTTCTGGCCCACGAGGCGCCGCGGCACCCGACCGTCCTCGGAGTCGACGATGGACACGGCCGCCCGGTCACCGTCGATGTCGACCTCG encodes the following:
- the trxB gene encoding thioredoxin-disulfide reductase; translation: MCPVTSDVRNVIIIGSGPAGWTAAVYAARANLEPLMFEGAVTAGGALMNTTEVENFPGFRDGIMGPDLMENMRAQAERFGTEIITDDVESVRLEDDIKVVTDSEGSEYRARAVILAMGSAYRELGLPDEKRLSGRGVSWCATCDGFFFRDQDIAVVGGGDSAVEEATFLTKFARSVTIVHRRDELRASKIMAERAHSNEKISFAWNSAVDAIHGDEKLTGITLRDTVTGETRELPVTGLFVAIGHDPRNELVKGVVELDAEGYVLVEGRTTRTNIPGVFACGDLVDHTYRQAITAAGSGCAAALDAERFLAH
- the trxA gene encoding thioredoxin, which translates into the protein MGAVSATSDATFEADVINQDRPVLVDFWAPWCGPCRAVAPILDEIARDHDEVSIVKLNTDENPAITGQLGITSIPTMHVYVGGEIVKTIIGAMPKPKLLRELEPFLG
- a CDS encoding ParB/RepB/Spo0J family partition protein, with the translated sequence MSEKRRALGRGLGALIPSGPATDRPIDVFFRDQAPVTPHSVTPVDHSGSGGPDAEPHPGDLPAADGTAATDAGAPASETEAPASDDASAVVDTDTGLRPVPGAEFAEIPLDQIRPNPRQPRTVFDEAELAELVHSIREIGVLQPVVVRRIPTEAQDGEARFELIMGERRWRASREAGKDVVPAIIKVTEEDDLLRDALLENLHRSQLNALEEAAAYQQLLDDFGCTQEELARRIGRSRPQISNTLRLLKLPPLVQRRVAAGVLSAGHARALLGMSDSAAMERMAQRIVAEGFSVRTVEELVTLGDDDTAPVARRAPRAGARRPQLDDLAADLSDRLETRVRIALGQRKGRLTVEFASVDDLNRILDAMHLRDPRD
- a CDS encoding ParA family protein; the protein is MDGELDVATDAGGTPEDADEADVSRETQPRSDNLDTEAVKRATDEPEHVSRETSTPAPAATPSSGLPPEEEEAREQIAAVLPSADAQTPLASAVAHDARKRITLSGRTVPRPARTRVLTVANQKGGVGKTTTTVNVAAALSQAGSTVLVIDLDPQGNASTALGIPHHAEVPSVYDVLVEGRPISEVVQECADLPGLVCVPATIDLAGAEIELVSLVARETRLQRAVASYVEERAAAADPVDYVLIDCPPSLGLLTVNAFVAAREVFIPIQCEYYALEGLSQLLKNIELIRNHLNPSLHVSTILLTMYDGRTRLAAQVADEVREHFPQQTLRAVVPRSVRISEAPSHGQTVMTYDPNSSGALSYLEAAIELAERAAATPNTTEESA
- the rsmG gene encoding 16S rRNA (guanine(527)-N(7))-methyltransferase RsmG, coding for MKHDAGDDAPIASAPAAPSGAAGVFGDRMPLAEQFAGILADTGVSHGLIGPREVPRLWERHLLNCAVIADAFPREARLIDVGSGAGLPGVVLAIVRPDLEVHLVEPMLRRTQWLDVVVADLGLNSVTVHRGRAEEFAGVLAAPFVTARAVARLDKLARWCVPLLEPQGVLVAMKGRSAATELDEDRKGLERLGLTDAVVTEHSSVLLEEPVLTVDLRFAPRAARAKAARTERGRASRQARTARQARS
- a CDS encoding protein jag; translation: MSDNLTQDPVLNDAEHAEHVEQTDVEATTEHDASAPDVVEATTDADVEADTDPTASDDDGDTDGDDARPAPTTRQGQLEREGEVAADFLETLLDICDLDGDLEVDIDGDRAAVSIVDSEDGRVPRRLVGQNGQVLDALQELTRLAVQSATGERSRLMLDVGGHRAERRASLVTLAKEAIDEVRTSGERKPLTPMTAFERKVVHDEVLAAGLVSESEGAEPRRYVVILPA